GCCACTCGTAAAGCCAATTTGGTAACAGGTTCGCGACCTGAACAGGCAGCAATCCGATCTTTATCCGTCATGGTTTCTTCAGAAATATCAGTTTTAGAAATTAACAAGGGACCTACGCCAAAACCTAAGGCGCTACCTGCGTCAAGCAATGCATACTGATCTGCCGCATAAGCAAAAGCATGGTAACTTAATTTGGTAATATCCAGTTCGCCTTTAAATGCCTTTTGGTTCAGTGTTTCCACATCGTCAAAAAATATTTCGAACTCCAAGCCTTCCGTGTCGATCTTTTTGTTGACCAATGCATCAAAAATAAAAGTATCGTTAGGGCAGGGTGAAAAACCTAATGTTAGTTTCATAACTCTAAATTCATAGTAAATGGTTCTATAACCATGGTTTTTAAATTAACATCATTAATAGACTATGGGCCATTAATCGATGTTCTTAACTAAATGAATTGACTATAGTAATTAAAGCCTGGTTAAGGTTGCTAATTGCAAGCGGAATATTCCAGGCATTGCGATTACGCCTTTCAACGTAATTGGAAATGCTTCTTAGTTGCAGGCATTTAACCTGTTCAGTCAGGCAAACATATAATACAGCAGCCCCTTCCATGCTTTCCGATTGGGTAGCAAAACGTTGCTGAATGGCCGTGATGCTGGCCTCGTTGCCATGCACTTTATTTACAGTAATACCCGAAACTACTTGCAGTCCCTCTATTTGAAATGGATTTATAAGCTTTTTGTTTGAAAATGGAGTTTCATTTTCATCAACAAAACCCAATGAAAAAAGGTCGATAAACTGATCTCCGTCTTCGGCTCCTAATTCTGGGAAGCAGTCGGATGCAACCTGTACCACCGAGCCAAGTGCTAATGACCGATCAAAACTGCCTGCAATGCCGGCATTGATAACCAGTTCATAACGATTGGAAAGTAATTTTTTTGTAAGCTGATAAGCTGTAGCCACCATGCCAATACCTGTTATCAAAACATCGCAATCAGCCTTTGTGTCTAAAAAAGGTTGAATT
Above is a window of Solitalea lacus DNA encoding:
- the mqnB gene encoding futalosine hydrolase, whose product is MKLLVVAATQAEIQPFLDTKADCDVLITGIGMVATAYQLTKKLLSNRYELVINAGIAGSFDRSLALGSVVQVASDCFPELGAEDGDQFIDLFSLGFVDENETPFSNKKLINPFQIEGLQVVSGITVNKVHGNEASITAIQQRFATQSESMEGAAVLYVCLTEQVKCLQLRSISNYVERRNRNAWNIPLAISNLNQALITIVNSFS